One segment of Onychomys torridus chromosome 3, mOncTor1.1, whole genome shotgun sequence DNA contains the following:
- the Gprin3 gene encoding G protein-regulated inducer of neurite outgrowth 3, translating into MGTVPDPLRVTKASIVAVSGKEEGRGELQNTSPQQAQPDKNASCIGNVPAELSLRLSAAAEALMQACVHETSQQDMASPGVLNEVEQVSPTHNPPDDSRLQGSKELAALSLTPTAEKELRSAPFLMPAVQHTHHATQGDPPNTSSSLVPEDSTVKSKANSNSEKTETSSFPTRVPCCSSEKQMLCDFPSPEDARGVVQASDPAMGVHLSPSADRPDGEGQKVNNNTTVGPSEPLARGGCSENKQPFATAMDTTGEGSENLPPSPLTSRDSTCSPDAQEVSLPAQPAVSRFKEASTMTCQAERETKEVPGRAWQDAEVQAVASVESRSVSTSPSFLPAFLKEIPAPEGENGQEQLRVVCHGKGSGGHLLELSNSTEDPKESRQCPAFVPKVHILSAAAIPAASKGECKTKTQSGESFNSSLMASSQNQDTEVDGRASASKEATSRQPPGTNPGSQKASPIGQISLRAGSQGEISHGVGNSEPKPPEFVMKITNDHKTEPDCKLPDSRGGASKDDRLESLNPADKRGAKHGKPAAPHIVKEHTPGTTCTLGAKTLLPNPKSQENEGTGPETNLAPSPGRKNQQNTLEENRQAKTATSLSLPPDGTGDSSPGSGKRTPSRSVKASPRRASRVSEFLKELNVTAAAAQVGLTPGEKKKQMGADSKLQLKQSKRVRDVVWDDQGMTWEVYGASLDPESLGIAIQNHLQRQIREHEKLVKTQSGQTRRSISSDSSSSKKLKGRQQGVLQSMLQNLRRPNCCVRPAPSSVLD; encoded by the coding sequence ATGGGGACTGTACCTGACCCTCTGAGAGTGACTAAAGCTTCCATAGTGGCAGTTTCTGGAAAGGAAGAGGGTCGAGGAGAGCTGCAGAATACCTCCCCACAACAAGCTCAGCCGGATAAGAATGCTAGCTGCATTGGCAATGTCCCTGCTGAACTCAGCCTCAGGCTCAGTGCAGCTGCTGAGGCCCTGATGCAAGCTTGTGTGCATGAGACCAGCCAGCAAGACATGGcatctcctggtgtcctcaatgAGGTGGAGCAAGTGTCTCCCACACACAACCCTCCTGATGACTCCCGGCTGCAAGGAAGCAAGGAGCTGGCTGCACTGAGCCTGACTCCTACTGCAGAGAAAGAACTTAGGTCTGCACCATTTTTAATGCCAGCCGTTCAGCACACTCACCATGCCACCCAAGGTGACCCGCCAAATACTAGCAGCAGCCTGGTACCTGAAGATTCCACGGTGAAATCAAAGGCAAACTCAAACAGTGAGAAAACCGAGACCTCAAGTTTTCCTACCAGGGTCCCCTGTTGCAGCAGCGAGAAACAAATGCTCTGCGATTTTCCTTCTCCAGAAGATGCCCGGGGAGTTGTACAGGCTTCAGATCCAGCAATGGGGGTTCACTTGTCCCCTTCTGCAGACAGACCTGATGGGGAAGGGCAGAAAGTCAACAACAACACCACAGTGGGACCCAGTGAACCTCTAGCAAGAGGAGGATGCTCGGAGAACAAACAGCCCTTTGCCACTGCCATGGATACCACAGGTGAAGGGTCTGAaaaccttcccccatccccactcACCAGCAGAGATTCCACATGTTCTCCAGATGCACAGGAGGTGTCGCTGCCAGCGCAGCCTGCGGTGTCAAGGTTCAAAGAAGCCAGTACAATGACCTGCCAAGCTGAAAGGGAGACTAAGGAGGTCCCTGGCAGGGCTTGGCAAGATGCCGAAGTGCAGGCAGTGGCAAGTGTGGAGAGCAGGTCTGTCTCTACTAGCCCCAGCTTCCTCCCTGCATTCCTAAAGGAAATCCCTGCGCCCGAGGGTGAGAATGGGCAAGAGCAGCTACGTGTAGTTTGCCATGGCAAGGGCAGTGGAGGCCACTTACTGGAACTCTCTAACAGCACAGAAGACCCCAAAGAGTCAAGACAGTGTCCCGCCTTTGTGCCCAAGGTGCACATCCTGTCAGCCGCTGCCATTCCTGCTGCTTCCAAGGGGGAATGCAAAACCAAAACCCAGTCAGGGGAATCCTTTAATTCCTCACTGATGGCCTCCAGTCAAAACCAGGATACAGAGGTTGATGGGCGGGCTTCTGCAAGCAAAGAGGCAACCTCCAGGCAGCCTCCAGGTACTAATCCTGGCTCCCAGAAAGCTAGCCCCATTGGCCAGATTTCCCTCAGGGCTGGGAGTCAAGGTGAGATTAGTCATGGGGTGGGGAACTCTGAACCCAAGCCACCTGAATTTGTAATGAAAATTACAAATGACCACAAAACAGAGCCAGACTGCAAACTCCCTGACTCCCGTGGAGGTGCCAGTAAAGATGACCGGCTGGAGAGCTTGAACCCTGCTGATAAAAGAGGTGCAAAGCACGGGAAGCCTGCTGCTCCTCATATTGTAAAAGAGCACACACCTGGGACCACCTGCACCCTAGGTGCCAAAACCCTACTACCAAATCCTAAATCTCAAGAAAATGAAGGTACAGGACCCGAGACCAATCTTGCACCCTCCCCAGGGAGGAAGAACCAGCAGAACACCTTGGAAGAAAATAGACAGGCCAAAACAGCCACGAGCTTGAGCCTGCCACCTGATGGCACAGGGGACTCAAGCCCAGGCTCTGGCAAGAGGACCCCTTCTCGCTCAGTCAAGGCCAGCCCACGCAGGGCCAGCCGGGTCAGCGAGTTCCTCAAGGAGCTCAATGTGACGGCAGCTGCTGCCCAGGTAGGGCTCACACctggagaaaagaagaaacagatgggTGCAGACTCCAAGCTGCAGCTGAAACAGTCCAAGCGAGTCAGGGACGTGGTGTGGGATGACCAGGGCATGACCTGGGAAGTGTATGGTGCTTCCTTGGACCCAGAGTCCCTGGGAATTGCCATCCAGAACCATTTACAGAGACAAATTAGGGAGCATGAGAAACTAGTTAAAACACAAAGTGGCCAGACTCGAAGATCTATTTCCTCAGATTCTTCTTCAAGTAAGAAGCTCAAAGGGAGACAGCAGGGTGTTCTACAGTCTATGCTGCAAAACCTCCGGCGCCCCAACTGCTGTGTCCGCCCTGCGCCATCTTCTGTGTTGGACTGA